In Aegilops tauschii subsp. strangulata cultivar AL8/78 chromosome 3, Aet v6.0, whole genome shotgun sequence, one genomic interval encodes:
- the LOC109776732 gene encoding uncharacterized protein, with the protein MALRTVAAKLKAPVASLKQAWAVCRPQAKHPLEGLNVDPLTLQEMKALERAVRAGEMKQTLVTIGFMGGLTGAVAHLLHSDLAAREATAEAEAEAAVREVLDSLDSDVNAVGTNKD; encoded by the exons ATGGCGCTGCGCACCGTTGCCGCGAAGCTGAAGGCCCCCGTCGCCTCTCTCAAGCAGGCCTGGGCGGTCTGCCGTCCTCAG GCTAAGCACCCTTTGGAGGGCCTGAATGTTGATCCGCTCACCCT CCAGGAGATGAAGGCCCTCGAGAGGGCCGTTAGGGCAGGCGAAATGAAGCAGACTTTGGTTACCATTGGCTTCATGGGTGGTTTGACTGGTGCGGTTGCCCATTTGCTCCATTCAGACTTAGCTGCCCGTGAGGCgacggcggaggcggaggcggaggcggcggtaCGTGAGGTGCTTGATTCGCTTGATTCAGATGTCAATGCGGTTGGTACAAACAAAGACTAA